One stretch of Kwoniella newhampshirensis strain CBS 13917 chromosome 5, whole genome shotgun sequence DNA includes these proteins:
- a CDS encoding 6-phosphogluconolactonase, translated as MPPQPPAPPVFYSFNTTDVLVDSLANFVVKAQRDAVEKRGKFTIALSRGTLAANLRGLVGQENVQWDKWEVFFCDEAAVPLESPDSNYHSNIVSFLSHVPIPPNQIHTIDPSLLDDLEELADQYEKQLIDHFAKSNAARYPTFDLMLLGMGPDGETASLFPGHELLSEKDAWVSYIEDAPRGPKRRVTMTLPVLTHCYRAVFVVTGGEKAEMLHSILDEPEIGLPCSRVRPASPGLVFWFADADAASTTKYPPTTFRWIDNQKEAEEAVETAKRKAATKDDDE; from the exons ATGCCTCCCCAACCTCCAGCGCCTCCCGTCTTCTACAGCTTCAACACTACCGACGTTCTCGTTG ACTCCCTTGCCAACTTTGTTGTCAAAGCGCAGAGAGATGCGGTCGAGAAAAGAGGGAAATTCACCATTGCCCTCTCGAGAGGAACGCTGGCTGCGAATCTGAGAGGCTTAGTCGGACAGGAGAATGTGCAGTGGGACAAGTG GGAAGTCTTCTTCTGCGACGAAGCTGCAGTCCCCCTGGAATCACCCGACTCTAACTACCACTCCAACAtcgtctctttcctctctcacgTTCCCATTCCTCCTAATCAGATCCATACCATTGATCCATCGctcctcgacgacctcgaAGAACTCGCAGATCAATATGAGAAACAGTTGATTGACCATTTCGCGAAATCCAACGCTGCTCGATATCCAACGTTCGACCTCATGTTGCTGGGTATGGGTCCGGATGGTGAGACGGCGAGTTTGTTTCCTGGACATGAGCTCTTATCGGAAAAGGATGCTTGGGTCAGTTATATCGAGGATGCACCTCGAGGTCCGAAGCGAAGAGTCACAATGAC CTTGCCGGTCTTGACACATTGTTATCGAGCGGTGTTCGTCGTGACGGGTGGAGAAAAGGCAGAGATGCTGCATTCTATTCTTGACGAGCCTGAGATTGGTCTTCCCTGTTCTCGAGTCCGACCTGC TTCACCCGGTCTGGTCTTCTGGTTCGCCGATGCCGATGCTGCGTCGACGACCAAATACCCTCCCACGACTTTCCGATGGATTGATAATCagaaagaagcagaagaggctGTCGAAACTGCTAAACGCAAGGCAGCAACaaaggacgacgacgagtaA